In one Janibacter cremeus genomic region, the following are encoded:
- a CDS encoding acyl carrier protein, which translates to MAHTEQDILAGLAEIVSEETGVDTSEVTADKTFTDDLDVDSLSMMTIAVTAEEKFGAKIPDEEVKNLKTVGDAVNYIKANQAA; encoded by the coding sequence ATGGCTCACACCGAGCAGGACATCCTCGCCGGCCTCGCCGAGATCGTCTCGGAGGAGACGGGCGTCGACACGTCCGAGGTCACCGCTGACAAGACCTTCACCGATGACCTCGACGTCGACTCGCTGTCGATGATGACCATCGCCGTCACCGCCGAGGAGAAGTTCGGGGCCAAGATCCCCGACGAGGAGGTCAAGAACCTCAAGACCGTCGGCGACGCCGTCAACTACATCAAGGCCAACCAGGCCGCCTGA